In one window of Penaeus monodon isolate SGIC_2016 chromosome 36, NSTDA_Pmon_1, whole genome shotgun sequence DNA:
- the LOC119595616 gene encoding salivary glue protein Sgs-3-like produces MTIAQHDNNATCRRNMQTRVLDSAWTNASEEPALSYQRVFIALIVTISPGTVTTNLEIHLIQLRRSESRVAPVTETTSGDAPVTETTSRVSPVTETTTRVTPVTETTTRVAPVTETTTRVAPVTETTTRVAPVTETTTRVAPVTETMTRVSEQRRWRRRVPSPTSDSQRTRE; encoded by the exons ATGACAATTGCACAGCATGACAACAATGCAACATGCAGACGCAACATGCAGACGAGGGTTTTGGACTCCGCATGGACGAACGCCAGCGAGGAACCTGCGTTAAGTTATCAGCGTGTTTTTATTGCGCTGATTG TAACTATATCCCCAGGAACCGTAACTACGAACCTAGAAATTCATTTAATCCAGTTGCGTCG AAGCGAGAGCCGCGTCGCCCCCGTGACAGAAACCACGAGCGGCGACGCCCCCGTCACAGAAACCACTAGCCGCGTCTCCCCCGTCACAGAAACCACGACCCGCGTCACCCCTGTGACAGAAACCACGACCCGCGTCGCCCCCGTGACAGAAACCACGACCCGCGTCGCCCCCGTGACAGAAACCACGACCCGCGTCGCCCCCGTCACAGAAACCACGACCCGCGTCGCCCCCGTCACAGAAACCATGACCCGCGTCTCCGAACAACGAAGGTGGCGCAGAAGAGTCCCCTCGCCGACCAGCGATTCGCAACGGACGCGTGAATGA